A genomic window from Halorubrum lacusprofundi ATCC 49239 includes:
- a CDS encoding phosphoribosylanthranilate isomerase, with protein sequence MARVKICGLTRGADLRAAIDAGADAVGVISEVPVDSPREVDPATAAELLADVPPFVTATLVTMPDSAERAVELLRTICPDAIQLHGEWTPDEIRFIRAETERKVLLAVDADDPARAEEFDRVADALVIDSTDDSGAGGTGETHDWERAGDLADRLTSPVVLAGGLTADNVAEAVRAADPFAVDVASGVELTDGRKDHNAVARFVANAGREMELA encoded by the coding sequence ATGGCGCGGGTGAAGATCTGCGGGCTGACGCGGGGAGCCGACCTCCGCGCCGCGATCGACGCCGGCGCCGACGCGGTGGGCGTCATCTCCGAGGTCCCGGTCGACTCCCCCCGCGAGGTCGACCCGGCGACGGCGGCGGAGCTACTCGCGGATGTACCGCCGTTCGTCACCGCGACGCTCGTCACGATGCCCGACTCCGCCGAGCGCGCGGTCGAGCTCCTACGGACGATCTGTCCGGACGCCATCCAGCTTCACGGCGAGTGGACGCCCGACGAGATCCGGTTCATCCGCGCGGAGACGGAGCGGAAGGTGTTACTCGCGGTCGACGCCGACGACCCGGCGCGGGCCGAGGAGTTCGATCGGGTCGCCGACGCGCTCGTGATCGACTCGACCGACGACTCCGGCGCGGGCGGCACCGGCGAGACCCACGACTGGGAACGAGCCGGCGACCTCGCCGACCGACTCACCTCGCCGGTGGTCCTCGCCGGCGGACTCACGGCCGACAACGTCGCCGAAGCGGTTCGCGCCGCCGATCCGTTCGCGGTCGACGTGGCCTCGGGCGTCGAACTCACCGACGGGCGAAAGGACCACAACGCGGTGGCCCGCTTCGTGGCGAACGCGGGGCGGGAGATGGAGTTGGCATGA
- the trpE gene encoding anthranilate synthase component I gives MTESATPIDRSKAEFVDLAADAEKPAVVRASASLDADVTPLAAYATLVGEGPYGFLLESGEKVASSDPDGAFTADGDVDKHARYSFVGYDPEAIVSVHPDRTDVTRLGPAAEFVGDESDGDLGPDAGDAIDRIRAAFPDVSLRGFPDTDRQILSGGFVGFLAYEAVYDLWLEEVGVKRPETEFPDAEFALTTRTVVFDDKEGTVELVFTPIVGVDDDPATVYDDLVAEAERVGAELRDASPPTPDGIRVTDESADPREAYEEAVRTAKRHVLDGDIYQGVISRSRELRGEVDSLGLYAALREVNPSPYMYVLRHDDRSIVGASPETLVSVQGDRIVSNPIAGTCPRGESPVEDRRLAGEMLADGKERAEHTMLVDLARNDVRRVSEPGSIRVEEFMNVLKYSHVQHIESTVTGTLAGDADAFDATRATFPAGTLTGAPKVRAMEIIEELETTPREAYGGGVGYYAWTGDADFAIVIRTATLDESPPDASGPDETAVTVRAGAGLVADSDPAAEYEETEQKMDGVLTAIDRIREGGDGDSLSSDDTLPAGTEVDE, from the coding sequence ATGACCGAGTCGGCGACTCCGATCGATCGCTCGAAGGCCGAGTTCGTCGACCTCGCGGCCGACGCCGAGAAGCCGGCCGTGGTCCGCGCGTCCGCGTCGCTCGACGCCGACGTGACCCCGCTGGCGGCGTACGCGACGCTGGTCGGCGAGGGTCCGTACGGGTTCCTCTTGGAGTCCGGCGAGAAGGTCGCCTCCAGCGACCCCGACGGCGCGTTCACCGCCGACGGCGACGTCGACAAACACGCCCGGTACTCGTTCGTCGGCTACGACCCCGAGGCGATCGTCTCGGTCCACCCGGACCGGACGGACGTGACTCGGCTCGGCCCGGCGGCGGAGTTCGTCGGAGACGAGTCTGACGGCGATCTGGGTCCCGACGCCGGCGACGCGATCGATCGAATCCGGGCGGCGTTCCCGGACGTGAGCCTGCGCGGCTTCCCGGATACCGACCGACAGATCCTCTCGGGCGGCTTCGTCGGCTTCCTCGCGTACGAGGCCGTCTACGACCTCTGGTTGGAGGAGGTCGGCGTCAAGCGCCCCGAGACCGAGTTCCCGGACGCCGAGTTCGCGCTGACGACCCGGACCGTCGTTTTCGACGATAAGGAGGGGACCGTCGAACTCGTTTTCACCCCGATCGTCGGCGTCGACGACGACCCCGCGACCGTCTACGACGACCTCGTCGCTGAGGCGGAGCGGGTCGGCGCCGAGCTCCGGGACGCGTCCCCGCCGACGCCCGACGGGATCCGCGTGACCGACGAGTCCGCCGACCCCCGAGAGGCGTACGAGGAGGCGGTGCGGACCGCCAAACGGCACGTCCTTGACGGCGATATTTATCAGGGCGTGATCTCGCGGAGCCGCGAGCTCCGCGGCGAGGTCGACTCGCTCGGGCTGTACGCGGCACTGCGCGAGGTGAACCCCTCGCCGTACATGTACGTGCTGCGCCACGACGACCGCAGTATCGTCGGCGCGAGCCCCGAGACGCTGGTGTCGGTGCAAGGCGACCGTATCGTCTCGAACCCGATCGCGGGCACCTGTCCCCGGGGGGAGAGCCCGGTCGAGGACCGTCGGCTCGCCGGCGAGATGCTTGCGGACGGGAAGGAGCGCGCTGAACACACGATGCTCGTCGACCTCGCGCGCAACGACGTGCGGCGCGTCTCGGAGCCGGGCTCGATCCGCGTCGAGGAGTTCATGAACGTGTTGAAGTACAGTCACGTCCAGCACATCGAGTCGACCGTGACGGGGACGCTGGCGGGCGACGCCGACGCCTTCGACGCGACGCGCGCGACGTTCCCCGCGGGCACGCTCACCGGTGCGCCGAAAGTGCGCGCGATGGAGATCATCGAGGAGTTGGAGACGACCCCGCGGGAGGCGTACGGCGGCGGCGTCGGCTACTACGCGTGGACCGGCGACGCCGACTTCGCCATCGTGATCCGGACGGCGACGCTCGACGAGTCGCCGCCGGACGCGAGCGGTCCGGACGAGACCGCGGTGACCGTCCGCGCCGGTGCCGGGCTCGTCGCCGACTCCGACCCGGCCGCCGAGTACGAGGAGACCGAACAGAAGATGGACGGCGTGTTGACCGCGATCGACCGGATCCGGGAGGGCGGTGATGGCGACTCCCTCTCCTCCGACGACACCCTCCCCGCCGGCACGGAGGTCGACGAATGA
- the trpG gene encoding anthranilate synthase component II, translating into MKVVVVDNFDSFTYNLVEYISDQPLDGEEIAVEVFKNTASLVEIRDADPDAILISPGPGHPKNERDVGVTMPVLRDLSPEIPTLGVCLGLEAAVYEYGGTVGHAPEPIHGKAFPVDHDGEGVFVGLDQGFRAGRYHSLAATEVSDDFSVTATTDHEGEEIVMGIRHRDHPIEAVQFHPESVLTAVGHDLIRNFLASV; encoded by the coding sequence ATGAAGGTCGTCGTCGTCGACAACTTCGACTCGTTCACGTACAACCTCGTCGAGTACATCTCTGACCAGCCGCTCGACGGCGAAGAGATTGCTGTCGAGGTGTTCAAGAACACGGCGTCGCTGGTGGAGATCCGGGACGCCGATCCGGACGCGATTCTCATCAGCCCCGGTCCCGGCCACCCGAAGAACGAGCGCGACGTGGGCGTGACGATGCCGGTGTTGCGCGACCTGTCTCCAGAGATTCCCACGCTCGGCGTCTGTCTCGGTCTCGAAGCCGCCGTCTACGAGTATGGGGGGACGGTCGGCCACGCGCCAGAGCCCATCCACGGGAAGGCGTTCCCCGTCGATCACGACGGTGAGGGCGTGTTCGTCGGGCTCGATCAGGGGTTCCGCGCCGGGCGCTACCACTCGCTGGCCGCCACCGAGGTCTCCGACGACTTCTCGGTGACCGCCACCACCGACCACGAGGGCGAGGAGATCGTGATGGGGATCCGCCACCGCGACCACCCGATCGAAGCGGTGCAGTTCCACCCCGAAAGCGTGTTGACCGCGGTCGGCCACGATCTGATCCGGAACTTCCTCGCCTCCGTTTAA